A DNA window from Kitasatospora atroaurantiaca contains the following coding sequences:
- the fusA gene encoding elongation factor G, which produces MRTELHRRLTSPLTGVRNLGILAHVDAGKTTVTERILYVTGTTYKRGEVHDGTTVTDFDSQERDRGITIFAAAVSCAWDGHRINLIDTPGHVDFSDEVERSLRVLDGAIAVFDAVAGVEPQSESVWRQADRHGVPRIAFVNKLDRAGADLDTAVESIRERLHTVPLVVQLPVGSEDGFTGVVDLLNMRSLVWADGRDTFEEGPVPDALREEAQRRRRLLEEAVAELHPLALEEFCAESTVSARTLADALRDLTHTGEGVVVLCGSAYRNRGIEPLLEAVVAYLPSPLDVPAVRGTLDGTVQERVADPAAPFAALVFKVNSTATGRLTYLRVYSGTVRKGEAVLDVGAGRTERISRILRVQADRYAEVDQAVAGDIVAVVGPKAARAGATLCVPAAPLVLEPPTVADPVVSVAVEARRGADTDRLVSALARLVEEDPSLAVRTDPETGQTVLSGMGELHLEVAVEKIRRAHGLEVGVGRPQVAYRETVARGVSGSVYRHVKQDGGAGQFAHVVLDVEPLEAAGDGAPDFVFRSTVVGGRVPQEYVRAVEAGCRDALAEGPLGGHPVTGLRVTLTDGATHPKDSSEMAFRTAGRLALREALRACETVLLEPVVEVTATVPDDAVGGVLGDLAARRGRVSGSTARAGTAVITATVPLAELFGYATRLRSRTQGRGTFTTRATGYAPAPSAAAGGTTSR; this is translated from the coding sequence GTGCGTACCGAACTGCACCGTCGTCTCACCAGTCCGCTGACCGGCGTCCGAAATCTGGGCATCCTCGCCCACGTCGACGCGGGCAAGACCACCGTCACCGAACGGATCCTGTACGTCACCGGCACAACCTACAAGCGGGGCGAGGTCCATGACGGGACGACCGTCACCGACTTCGACTCCCAGGAGCGCGATCGCGGGATCACCATCTTCGCCGCGGCGGTGAGTTGCGCCTGGGACGGCCACCGGATCAATCTGATCGACACACCGGGCCACGTCGACTTCTCCGACGAGGTGGAGCGCTCGCTCCGGGTGCTCGACGGCGCGATCGCGGTGTTCGACGCCGTCGCGGGCGTCGAACCGCAGAGCGAGTCGGTGTGGCGGCAGGCCGATCGGCACGGGGTGCCGCGGATCGCCTTCGTCAACAAGCTGGACCGCGCCGGTGCCGACCTCGACACGGCGGTCGAGTCGATCCGCGAGCGGCTGCACACCGTCCCGCTGGTGGTCCAGTTGCCGGTCGGCAGCGAGGACGGGTTCACCGGTGTGGTGGACCTGCTGAACATGCGGTCGCTGGTCTGGGCCGACGGCCGCGACACCTTCGAGGAGGGCCCGGTGCCGGACGCCCTGCGGGAGGAGGCGCAGCGGCGCCGCCGGCTGCTCGAGGAGGCGGTGGCGGAACTCCACCCGCTCGCGCTCGAGGAGTTCTGTGCGGAGTCCACGGTCTCCGCACGGACCCTGGCCGACGCACTGCGCGACCTGACCCATACCGGTGAGGGCGTGGTGGTGCTGTGCGGCTCGGCCTACCGCAACCGCGGGATCGAGCCGCTGCTGGAGGCCGTCGTCGCCTATCTGCCCTCGCCGTTGGACGTGCCGGCGGTACGCGGAACGCTGGACGGCACCGTGCAGGAGCGGGTCGCCGACCCGGCGGCGCCGTTCGCCGCGCTGGTGTTCAAGGTGAACTCGACCGCCACCGGGCGGCTGACCTACCTGCGGGTGTACTCGGGAACGGTCCGGAAGGGAGAGGCGGTGCTGGACGTGGGCGCAGGGCGCACCGAGCGCATCAGCCGGATCCTGCGGGTGCAGGCCGACCGGTACGCGGAGGTGGACCAGGCGGTGGCCGGGGACATCGTCGCGGTGGTCGGGCCGAAGGCTGCCCGCGCCGGGGCCACCCTGTGCGTACCCGCGGCGCCGCTGGTCCTCGAACCGCCCACCGTGGCCGATCCCGTGGTCTCGGTGGCGGTCGAGGCCCGGAGGGGCGCCGACACCGACCGACTGGTGTCGGCCTTGGCGCGGTTGGTCGAGGAGGATCCTTCGCTGGCGGTCCGGACCGATCCCGAGACCGGTCAGACGGTGCTGTCGGGCATGGGCGAGCTGCATCTGGAGGTCGCGGTGGAGAAGATCCGTCGCGCCCACGGGCTGGAAGTCGGCGTCGGCCGGCCGCAGGTGGCCTACCGGGAGACGGTCGCCCGCGGGGTGTCCGGGTCGGTGTACCGGCACGTCAAACAGGACGGCGGCGCCGGCCAGTTCGCCCACGTCGTCCTCGACGTGGAGCCGCTGGAGGCTGCCGGCGACGGCGCGCCGGACTTCGTGTTCCGGTCGACCGTCGTCGGCGGACGGGTGCCGCAGGAGTACGTCCGGGCGGTGGAGGCCGGCTGCCGGGACGCCCTGGCCGAGGGCCCCCTCGGCGGACACCCGGTGACCGGACTGCGGGTCACCCTGACCGACGGAGCCACCCATCCCAAGGACTCCTCGGAGATGGCGTTCCGGACGGCCGGCCGGCTCGCGCTCCGGGAGGCTCTGCGGGCCTGCGAGACGGTGCTGCTGGAACCGGTGGTCGAGGTCACGGCCACCGTGCCCGACGACGCCGTGGGCGGGGTGCTCGGCGACCTGGCGGCGCGGCGCGGCCGGGTCTCGGGCTCGACCGCACGGGCCGGTACGGCGGTGATCACCGCGACCGTGCCGCTGGCCGAGTTGTTCGGCTACGCGACCCGGCTGCGCAGCCGGACCCAGGGCCGGGGCACCTTCACCACCCGGGCCACCGGCTACGCCCCGGCGCCGAGCGCGGCGGCCGGCGGGACGACGTCCCGGTAG
- a CDS encoding GlsB/YeaQ/YmgE family stress response membrane protein, with protein sequence MGIVSWIVLGLIAGGIAKFLLPGRDPGGLFVTTLIGVAGSFVGGWLSATFLHRPVAKSFFDLATWGAAIAGSFVLLVLYRLLFGNSRR encoded by the coding sequence GTGGGCATCGTCAGTTGGATCGTACTCGGCCTGATAGCCGGTGGGATCGCCAAGTTCCTGCTGCCCGGCCGCGACCCGGGCGGCCTGTTCGTCACCACCCTCATCGGTGTGGCGGGCTCCTTCGTCGGCGGGTGGCTCTCCGCCACCTTCCTGCACCGTCCGGTCGCCAAGAGCTTCTTCGACCTCGCGACCTGGGGAGCGGCCATCGCGGGCTCGTTCGTCCTGCTGGTCCTCTACCGGCTGCTCTTCGGCAACTCCCGCCGCTGA
- a CDS encoding AAA family ATPase, which translates to MTGGTSRSGAAKVGIIGHDEPGAVFRPRGLVDLRTRTAAGLLLSYPADAVVVVSGLPGSGKSTLLRRWSSAVPAVDPRDVHVACESVMPAWLPYAVYRPWARLEHFRWLRAAVRGGGPLLVHDCGSRPWLRRWLARAAGRQGRELHLVLLDVGATAALAGQQARGRWAAPRVFARHRRGLDRLLGALSEHTAAGPEAGSVPGAVAEATSVVLLDRASRQYVTAEFGPQQRRPSPAGE; encoded by the coding sequence GTGACTGGCGGTACGAGCAGGTCGGGGGCGGCGAAGGTGGGGATCATCGGGCACGACGAGCCGGGAGCGGTCTTCCGGCCGCGCGGGCTGGTGGATCTGCGTACCCGGACGGCCGCCGGTCTCCTGCTGTCCTACCCGGCGGACGCCGTGGTCGTGGTCTCCGGTCTGCCCGGCAGTGGCAAGAGCACCCTGCTGCGCCGCTGGTCCAGCGCTGTGCCCGCCGTCGACCCGCGGGACGTCCATGTCGCGTGCGAGTCCGTGATGCCCGCGTGGCTGCCCTATGCGGTGTACCGGCCCTGGGCGCGGTTGGAGCACTTCCGGTGGCTGCGGGCGGCGGTACGCGGCGGCGGCCCCCTGCTGGTGCACGACTGCGGCAGCCGGCCGTGGCTGCGCCGGTGGCTGGCCCGCGCTGCCGGCCGCCAGGGACGCGAACTGCACCTGGTGCTGCTGGACGTCGGAGCGACTGCGGCCCTCGCGGGCCAGCAGGCACGCGGCCGTTGGGCGGCGCCACGTGTGTTCGCCCGGCACCGGCGCGGGCTGGACCGGCTGCTGGGAGCGCTGTCGGAGCACACGGCCGCGGGCCCGGAGGCGGGATCCGTCCCCGGCGCGGTGGCGGAGGCGACGTCCGTGGTCCTGCTCGACCGGGCGTCACGGCAGTACGTGACGGCCGAGTTCGGCCCGCAGCAGCGCCGCCCCTCCCCGGCCGGCGAGTAG
- a CDS encoding BlaI/MecI/CopY family transcriptional regulator: MAQDRDDATDPPHARRRGQGELEAQVLSALKAAPGPATAGWVQQHLGGDLAYTTVMTILSRLRAKQAVSRSRTGRAYTWSAASGPADLTALKMRRILDNENDRDAALASFVSTLLPHDEELLRALLRASDEQQG; the protein is encoded by the coding sequence ATGGCCCAGGACAGGGACGACGCCACCGACCCGCCCCATGCACGACGGCGCGGCCAGGGCGAACTCGAGGCCCAGGTCCTCTCCGCGCTCAAGGCCGCACCCGGGCCCGCCACCGCCGGCTGGGTGCAGCAACACCTGGGCGGGGACCTCGCCTACACCACGGTCATGACCATCCTGTCCCGCCTCCGGGCCAAGCAGGCCGTCTCGCGCAGCCGCACCGGCCGCGCCTACACCTGGAGCGCGGCCTCCGGGCCGGCCGACCTCACCGCGCTGAAGATGCGGCGCATCCTGGACAACGAGAACGACCGCGATGCGGCGCTCGCCAGCTTCGTCAGCACCCTGCTCCCCCATGACGAGGAACTCCTCCGCGCCCTGCTCCGCGCCTCCGACGAGCAGCAGGGCTGA
- a CDS encoding metal-dependent hydrolase encodes MMGPAHALSGAAAWLGVGAAASAMDRPMPWPVLLVGALICAGAALAPDLDHKAATISRAFGPVSRNLCEIIDKLSYAAYKSTRKPGDPRRSGGHRTLTHTWLWAVMCGAGAAAVCVLGGRWGVLAVLFVHMVLAIEGLLWRHARVSSDVLVWLLGVSSAWMLADILDKPGNGAGWLFTQPGQEYLWIGLPIVLGALVHCIGDALTVSGCPIFWPIPIGRKRWYPVGPPKVMRFRAGSWVELKVLTPVFMVLGGIGALGALDFIG; translated from the coding sequence ATGATGGGACCGGCGCACGCGCTCTCCGGCGCAGCGGCCTGGCTGGGGGTGGGAGCGGCCGCGTCGGCGATGGACCGCCCGATGCCGTGGCCCGTGCTCCTCGTAGGGGCTCTGATCTGTGCCGGCGCGGCACTCGCACCCGACCTCGACCACAAGGCGGCGACCATATCGCGGGCCTTCGGCCCGGTGTCGCGCAACCTGTGCGAGATCATCGACAAGCTCTCGTACGCCGCCTACAAGTCGACCCGCAAGCCGGGCGATCCGCGCCGTTCGGGTGGGCACCGGACGCTGACGCACACCTGGCTGTGGGCGGTGATGTGCGGGGCCGGGGCGGCGGCGGTCTGTGTTCTCGGCGGCCGTTGGGGCGTTCTGGCGGTGCTCTTCGTGCACATGGTGCTGGCCATCGAGGGTCTGCTGTGGCGGCACGCCCGGGTCTCCAGCGACGTACTCGTCTGGCTGCTCGGAGTGTCGAGCGCGTGGATGCTCGCGGACATCCTCGACAAGCCGGGCAACGGTGCGGGCTGGCTCTTCACGCAGCCCGGTCAGGAGTACCTGTGGATCGGTCTGCCGATCGTGCTCGGCGCGCTCGTGCACTGCATCGGCGACGCACTGACCGTGTCCGGGTGCCCGATCTTCTGGCCCATCCCGATCGGCCGCAAGCGCTGGTACCCGGTCGGCCCGCCCAAGGTGATGCGGTTCCGGGCGGGCAGCTGGGTCGAACTGAAGGTCCTCACACCCGTCTTCATGGTTCTGGGCGGCATCGGGGCGCTGGGCGCACTCGACTTCATCGGCTGA
- a CDS encoding double zinc ribbon domain-containing protein, which translates to MSTEIYFSNNYRDLSEQHGTGAGFQFEFSCSRCHDTWRSPFEAFTTGQVASWVNKGVSAAWSLIGGSASSGISNAADGLAGANWGSSRDAAFQRAIANAQHHFNRCGRCTSYVCGRCWDGPQGLCHTCAPDTAAESLAAQRRGLNDMVSQQAYAYGQQTGEGYDVRTPRQLVCPQCRAETHGTPFCPGCGFHLAQPSQCTQCQAALPDGAAFCPGCGTRR; encoded by the coding sequence ATGAGCACCGAGATCTACTTCAGCAACAACTACCGTGACCTGTCGGAGCAGCACGGCACCGGAGCGGGCTTCCAGTTCGAGTTCTCCTGTTCCCGTTGCCACGACACCTGGCGCTCCCCGTTCGAGGCCTTCACCACCGGTCAGGTGGCGAGCTGGGTCAACAAGGGCGTCAGCGCGGCGTGGAGCCTGATCGGTGGCAGCGCGAGCAGCGGCATCAGCAACGCCGCCGACGGGCTTGCGGGTGCCAACTGGGGCAGCTCGCGCGACGCGGCCTTCCAGCGCGCGATCGCCAACGCCCAGCACCACTTCAACCGGTGCGGCCGCTGCACCAGCTATGTCTGCGGTCGCTGCTGGGACGGCCCCCAGGGCCTGTGCCACACCTGCGCGCCGGACACCGCCGCCGAGTCGCTGGCCGCCCAGCGCCGCGGGCTCAACGACATGGTGTCCCAGCAGGCCTACGCCTACGGTCAGCAGACCGGCGAGGGCTACGACGTCCGGACCCCTCGTCAGCTCGTGTGCCCGCAGTGCCGGGCCGAGACCCACGGCACCCCGTTCTGCCCCGGCTGCGGCTTCCACCTTGCTCAGCCCAGCCAGTGCACGCAGTGCCAGGCGGCCCTGCCGGACGGCGCCGCCTTCTGCCCGGGCTGCGGCACCCGCCGCTGA
- a CDS encoding C40 family peptidase, producing the protein MGNHRRPKSPSRARITAVAGLAGAASLLPLASAHAEPKPSIEQVKREVDQLHEDAESSTEKFNKAEEQQKQLQQDANTIQDRIARQQARISEMQTVLGGVAAEQYRSGGIDPSVKLMLSSAPDRYLQQASMADQATNRQVGTLRALMAEQRKLDQDRAEAGRKLAELERATVDARQRKAEVKEKLAKVQKLLGSLTAAERAQVNDDGTGKASRSSSRGQTYTGPATGQVKAVLDFAYAQLGKPYEWGATGPNSFDCSGLTQGAWRAGGVALPRVSQDQWNAGRHVAKSDLQPGDLVFYYSDLHHVGIYIGNGQLLHAPRTGKNVEIVGLDVMPYMGAVRP; encoded by the coding sequence ATGGGTAACCACCGTCGGCCGAAGTCTCCGAGTCGTGCCCGCATCACCGCGGTGGCCGGCTTGGCCGGTGCGGCCTCGCTGCTCCCGCTGGCCTCGGCCCACGCGGAGCCGAAGCCGTCCATCGAGCAGGTCAAGCGCGAGGTCGACCAGCTGCACGAGGATGCCGAGTCGTCCACCGAGAAGTTCAACAAGGCCGAGGAGCAGCAGAAGCAGCTCCAGCAGGACGCGAACACGATCCAGGACCGTATCGCCCGCCAGCAGGCCAGGATCAGCGAGATGCAGACCGTCCTCGGCGGTGTGGCGGCGGAGCAGTACCGCAGCGGGGGCATCGACCCCTCGGTGAAGCTGATGCTCTCCAGCGCCCCCGACCGGTACCTCCAGCAGGCGTCGATGGCCGACCAGGCCACCAACCGGCAGGTCGGCACGCTGCGGGCGCTGATGGCGGAACAGCGAAAGCTCGACCAGGACAGGGCCGAGGCCGGCCGGAAGCTCGCCGAGCTGGAGCGGGCCACCGTCGACGCGCGGCAGCGCAAGGCCGAGGTCAAGGAGAAGCTGGCCAAGGTCCAGAAGCTCCTCGGCAGCCTCACGGCCGCCGAGCGCGCCCAGGTGAACGACGACGGAACGGGCAAGGCCTCCCGCAGCTCGAGCCGCGGCCAGACCTACACCGGGCCGGCCACCGGCCAGGTGAAGGCGGTACTCGACTTCGCGTACGCCCAGTTGGGCAAGCCCTACGAGTGGGGAGCCACCGGCCCGAACTCCTTCGACTGCTCCGGGCTCACCCAGGGGGCCTGGCGCGCGGGCGGTGTCGCGCTGCCGCGCGTCTCCCAGGACCAGTGGAACGCCGGCCGGCACGTGGCCAAGAGTGATCTGCAGCCCGGCGACCTGGTCTTCTACTACAGCGACCTGCACCACGTCGGCATCTACATAGGCAACGGCCAGCTGCTGCACGCGCCGCGCACGGGCAAGAACGTCGAGATCGTCGGTCTGGACGTCATGCCGTACATGGGCGCCGTACGGCCGTAG
- a CDS encoding M56 family metallopeptidase: MGVFVFLPLILPLTSVPIARLAEQHLHPRAATRLMTTISVAMALCSALCLGLLGVVGTAQIAGNPLPDDWSHPGVRDAVPFHEAVGTGSLIALALVVTACAVTALRHLRVRARARSVLRSVPYGDGPAVAHDDRPYAYALPGAPGRIVVSTGMLESLDEDEQRALIAHEQAHLAGRHHRVRLATQLASAVNPFLRPLQKAVAYSTERWADEDAARAVGSRRLTARAVARAALVSHHAAPGLPAFAAPGPVPRRVAALLGPAPADHTWPPAHSPAGLAAMVAAAGTAASAVSALNAAIALLLVVKAATPL; this comes from the coding sequence ATGGGCGTCTTCGTCTTCCTCCCGCTCATCCTGCCGCTGACCTCCGTGCCGATCGCGCGGCTGGCCGAGCAGCACCTCCACCCGCGCGCCGCCACCCGCCTGATGACCACGATCAGCGTCGCCATGGCCCTGTGCAGCGCGCTGTGCCTCGGTCTGCTCGGCGTGGTCGGCACCGCCCAGATCGCCGGCAACCCGCTGCCCGACGACTGGTCCCACCCCGGGGTACGCGACGCCGTCCCCTTCCACGAGGCCGTCGGCACCGGATCGCTCATCGCCCTCGCCCTCGTCGTCACCGCCTGCGCGGTGACGGCCCTGCGGCATCTGCGGGTCAGGGCCCGTGCCCGCTCGGTGCTCAGGTCGGTGCCGTACGGGGACGGTCCCGCCGTGGCGCACGACGACAGGCCGTACGCCTACGCCCTGCCGGGAGCGCCCGGGCGGATCGTGGTGTCCACCGGCATGCTCGAGAGCCTGGACGAGGACGAGCAGCGCGCCCTCATCGCCCATGAGCAGGCGCACCTCGCGGGCCGCCACCATCGCGTCCGGCTGGCCACCCAACTCGCCAGCGCCGTCAATCCGTTCCTGCGCCCGCTGCAGAAGGCCGTCGCCTACAGCACCGAGCGCTGGGCCGACGAGGACGCCGCCCGGGCCGTCGGCAGCCGCCGGCTCACCGCCCGCGCCGTCGCCCGCGCCGCCCTCGTCTCCCACCACGCGGCCCCCGGCCTGCCGGCGTTCGCCGCACCCGGCCCGGTGCCGCGCCGGGTCGCGGCCCTGCTCGGACCGGCGCCGGCGGACCACACCTGGCCGCCGGCGCACAGCCCGGCGGGGCTCGCCGCCATGGTCGCCGCGGCCGGCACCGCGGCCTCCGCGGTGTCCGCGCTCAACGCCGCGATCGCGCTGCTGCTCGTGGTGAAGGCCGCCACCCCGCTGTAG
- a CDS encoding SpoIIE family protein phosphatase: protein MHDSMFNSALGDLVEPWDAAYATIDAHGVLTSWSPGAQRLLGYTADEVRGRRGADLLHTPADTARYVGRCRTAETTALGTAVVRHRDGSRVEVGLWVHPLVSTAGEPHWLIQAEDTEAIRQQDLGRALLRGLFTESPFHIDVFDTQLRFVAQNARRLRGFASKVLGLTMREVAPDGLLDLTAFEARQRQVLATGEALVATEVPSGHPDDPDHDKAWSETIVPLRSGSGEVIGLAHAVFDVTEKVRARERLALVNDASSRIGSTLDVLRTAQELTEFAVPVFADHAYVNLLEPVLGGEEPVAGPVAEAVPLRRAASSSVPGGPGGAAVVTGDVDPLTSGAGSLFARALASRELVLLTGEELLAELTAAWPDRAALAREHGVRSWLLVPMAARGAVLGAVVFVRFGGRRAFEADDELLAEEFVARAAVCIDNASRYTRERTTALALQRSLLPQHLPVLGAVEAAWRYLPASGHTVLGGDWFDVIPLSGARVALVVGDVTGHGLHSAVTMGRLRTAVRTLADLDLSPEELLTRLDEQVHRLQDGRREGLTGGAAGTTCVYALFDPITRRCVLARAGHPPPVRVSADGKVELLDLPCGPPLGLGGAPFESSEVTLTDGDLLVLYTDGLVESRDQSIDVGTERLREALSDPQVPSFPRPGDICAAVTRQLLPEHPQEDAALLVARVHALGPDRHVTWELASEPEVVGRARTLAARKLAEWGLEELEFTTELVVSELVTNAIRYGNPPITLRLIRDRSLICEVSDGSSTSPHVRRALDTDEGGRGLYMVAQLVQLWGTRYHARGKTIWAEQPLPAAEPQGTGAEARPSLG, encoded by the coding sequence ATGCACGACTCCATGTTCAACTCCGCCCTCGGTGATCTCGTCGAGCCCTGGGACGCCGCCTACGCCACCATCGACGCGCACGGTGTGCTGACGAGCTGGAGTCCGGGTGCGCAGCGCCTGCTCGGCTACACCGCGGACGAGGTCCGCGGGCGTCGCGGGGCCGACCTGCTCCACACCCCCGCGGACACCGCCCGGTACGTGGGGCGCTGCCGGACGGCGGAGACGACCGCCCTCGGGACGGCGGTCGTGCGCCACCGGGACGGGAGCCGGGTGGAGGTCGGGCTGTGGGTCCATCCCCTGGTCTCCACCGCCGGCGAGCCGCACTGGCTCATCCAGGCGGAGGACACCGAGGCCATCCGTCAGCAGGACCTCGGCCGCGCGCTCCTGAGGGGCCTGTTCACCGAATCACCGTTCCACATCGATGTGTTCGACACCCAGCTGCGCTTCGTCGCACAGAACGCACGGCGCTTGCGGGGGTTTGCGAGCAAGGTCCTCGGGCTCACCATGCGGGAGGTGGCTCCGGACGGTCTGTTGGACCTGACGGCGTTCGAGGCCCGGCAGCGGCAGGTCCTGGCCACCGGTGAGGCACTGGTGGCCACGGAGGTGCCGTCCGGCCATCCCGACGACCCGGATCACGACAAGGCCTGGTCGGAGACCATCGTGCCGCTGCGCAGCGGGTCCGGGGAGGTGATCGGGCTCGCCCACGCGGTGTTCGACGTGACCGAGAAGGTCCGGGCCCGGGAGCGGTTGGCTCTGGTCAACGACGCGAGCTCGAGGATCGGCAGCACACTCGATGTCCTGCGGACCGCGCAGGAGCTGACCGAGTTCGCCGTCCCGGTCTTCGCCGACCACGCGTACGTGAACCTGCTGGAGCCCGTCCTCGGCGGTGAGGAGCCGGTGGCCGGACCGGTCGCCGAAGCCGTGCCGCTGCGCCGTGCGGCGAGTTCGTCCGTGCCCGGGGGTCCGGGGGGTGCAGCGGTCGTCACGGGCGATGTCGACCCCCTCACCTCCGGCGCGGGCTCCTTGTTCGCCCGGGCGCTGGCGAGTCGCGAGCTCGTGCTTCTGACGGGTGAGGAGCTGCTCGCCGAGCTCACCGCGGCCTGGCCCGACCGGGCCGCGTTGGCCCGCGAACACGGGGTCCGGTCGTGGCTGTTGGTGCCGATGGCCGCGCGAGGCGCCGTGCTGGGTGCGGTGGTCTTCGTACGCTTCGGGGGCAGGCGGGCGTTCGAGGCGGACGACGAGTTGCTGGCCGAGGAGTTCGTGGCCCGTGCCGCCGTGTGCATCGACAACGCGAGCCGCTACACCCGGGAGCGGACCACCGCGCTGGCGCTGCAACGCAGCCTGCTGCCGCAGCACCTTCCGGTGCTCGGGGCCGTGGAGGCGGCGTGGCGCTACCTGCCGGCGAGTGGTCACACGGTGCTGGGGGGCGACTGGTTCGACGTGATCCCGCTCTCCGGTGCGCGGGTCGCGCTGGTGGTGGGCGACGTGACGGGCCACGGCCTGCACTCGGCGGTGACCATGGGGCGGCTGCGTACCGCGGTGCGGACACTCGCGGACCTCGACCTGTCCCCCGAGGAGTTGCTCACTCGTCTGGACGAGCAGGTCCATCGGCTCCAGGACGGCCGGCGCGAGGGACTCACCGGTGGCGCGGCCGGAACCACCTGCGTGTACGCGCTCTTCGACCCGATCACGCGCCGCTGCGTTCTCGCCCGGGCGGGTCATCCACCGCCCGTACGGGTGTCCGCGGACGGGAAGGTCGAGCTCCTCGATCTGCCCTGCGGACCGCCCCTGGGCCTGGGCGGAGCCCCGTTCGAGAGCAGCGAGGTGACCTTGACCGACGGGGATCTGCTCGTGCTGTACACCGACGGCCTGGTGGAGTCCCGGGACCAGAGCATCGACGTGGGCACCGAACGGCTCCGCGAAGCGCTGTCGGACCCTCAGGTCCCCTCGTTCCCGAGGCCCGGCGACATCTGCGCCGCGGTGACGCGCCAGCTGCTGCCGGAGCACCCGCAGGAGGACGCGGCACTGCTGGTGGCGCGGGTGCACGCGCTGGGTCCGGACCGCCACGTCACCTGGGAGCTGGCCTCCGAGCCGGAGGTGGTGGGCCGGGCCCGTACGCTCGCGGCCCGGAAGCTGGCCGAATGGGGCCTGGAGGAGCTGGAGTTCACCACGGAACTGGTCGTCAGCGAGCTCGTCACCAATGCCATTCGCTACGGCAACCCGCCGATCACGCTGCGGCTGATCCGCGACCGCAGCCTGATCTGCGAGGTCTCCGACGGCAGCAGCACCTCCCCGCACGTCCGGCGCGCGCTCGACACCGACGAAGGAGGGCGCGGGCTGTACATGGTCGCGCAGCTCGTGCAGCTCTGGGGCACGCGCTACCACGCCCGTGGCAAGACCATCTGGGCGGAGCAGCCACTCCCTGCCGCGGAACCGCAGGGCACCGGGGCCGAGGCCCGTCCGTCACTAGGATGA